The following proteins come from a genomic window of Iamia sp. SCSIO 61187:
- the queG gene encoding tRNA epoxyqueuosine(34) reductase QueG — protein sequence MPASSVATSSRAPAADLAARLAAAGRDGGLDAVGITTAEPFAETREHLETRRRAGLHGGMAFTYRNPARSTDPRALLPSARALVAGARAYGAGPVPPPPGPRPHGRVARYAWGDHYAELEAGLGAVADVLRADGWRALVVADQNHLVDRAVAHRAGLGWYGKSSLLLLPGAGSWFVLGAVVTDAPLAPTASEPVADGCGSCTRCSDGCPTGAIVAPGVVDARRCLAWVVQAPGPLPRPLRVPLGDRIYGCDECQDVCPPNRVELRRHRRGEAAPDAHDPRHAHDERSDRPWVDLLDLVAASDAEILDRHGRWYIAGRDPRWVRRNALVALGNVTDPRDPAVAAALRATLTGPDDLLAAHAAWAARRLGRDDLLEGLDAGDRPDLAAELLAPAPPRRTATR from the coding sequence GTGCCCGCCTCCTCCGTCGCCACCTCGTCGCGGGCGCCGGCCGCCGACCTGGCGGCGCGCCTGGCCGCCGCAGGCCGCGACGGCGGGCTGGACGCCGTCGGCATCACCACGGCCGAGCCCTTCGCCGAGACCCGTGAGCACCTCGAGACCCGCCGCCGCGCCGGTCTCCACGGCGGGATGGCGTTCACCTACCGGAACCCGGCCCGGTCGACCGACCCCCGCGCCCTGCTGCCCTCGGCCCGCGCCCTGGTCGCCGGGGCCCGGGCCTACGGCGCCGGCCCCGTCCCACCGCCCCCGGGGCCGCGGCCCCACGGGCGCGTCGCCCGCTACGCCTGGGGCGACCACTACGCCGAGCTCGAGGCCGGCCTCGGCGCCGTGGCCGACGTCCTGCGGGCCGACGGGTGGAGGGCGTTGGTGGTGGCCGACCAGAACCACCTCGTCGACCGGGCCGTCGCCCACCGGGCCGGGCTGGGCTGGTACGGCAAGAGCAGCCTGCTCCTCCTCCCCGGCGCCGGCAGCTGGTTCGTGCTCGGCGCCGTCGTCACCGACGCCCCGCTCGCCCCGACCGCCTCCGAGCCGGTGGCCGACGGCTGCGGGTCGTGCACCCGGTGCTCCGACGGGTGCCCGACCGGCGCCATCGTCGCCCCCGGGGTCGTCGACGCCCGCCGGTGCCTGGCCTGGGTGGTCCAGGCGCCCGGGCCGCTGCCCCGCCCGCTGCGGGTGCCCCTGGGCGATCGGATCTACGGCTGCGACGAGTGCCAGGACGTGTGCCCGCCGAACCGGGTGGAGCTGCGCCGCCACCGCCGGGGCGAGGCCGCCCCCGATGCCCACGACCCCCGCCACGCCCACGACGAGCGCTCCGACCGGCCCTGGGTCGACCTGCTCGACCTGGTGGCGGCGTCGGACGCCGAGATCCTCGATCGCCACGGGCGGTGGTACATCGCCGGCCGGGACCCCCGCTGGGTCCGGCGCAACGCCCTGGTCGCCCTGGGCAACGTGACCGACCCCCGGGACCCGGCCGTCGCCGCCGCCCTGCGGGCCACCCTGACCGGCCCCGACGACCTCCTCGCCGCCCACGCCGCCTGGGCCGCCCGCCGGCTCGGGCGCGACGACCTCCTCGAGGGCCTCGACGCGGGCGACCGCCCCGACCTGGCGGCCGAGCTCCTCGCCCCCGCCCCACCCCGGCGCACCGCGACCCGATGA
- the deoD gene encoding purine-nucleoside phosphorylase: MPTPHINAADGDFAPVCLMPGDPRRARHIAETFLTDARLVTDVRSIEGFTGTFEGRPVSVMAHGMGIPSCSIYATELVQHYGVRSLVRVGSCGSIREDLPLRSVVVALGASTDSMVNRTRFRGYDFAAVADFALARAAVDAAAALEVPVQVGNVFSSDLFYAPDPSINEVAAGLGILAVEMEAAGLYGVAAETGARALTLLTVSDHIVTGEHLSPEDRQHTFDDMVRIALATAIADA; the protein is encoded by the coding sequence GTGCCGACCCCTCACATCAACGCCGCCGACGGCGACTTCGCGCCCGTCTGCCTGATGCCGGGCGACCCCCGCCGGGCCCGCCACATCGCCGAGACGTTCCTCACCGACGCCCGGCTCGTCACCGACGTGCGCAGCATCGAGGGCTTCACCGGCACCTTCGAGGGTCGGCCCGTCTCGGTGATGGCCCACGGCATGGGCATCCCCTCCTGCTCGATCTACGCCACCGAGCTCGTGCAGCACTACGGCGTGCGCTCCCTCGTGCGCGTCGGCTCCTGCGGCTCGATCCGCGAGGACCTGCCGCTGCGGAGCGTCGTGGTCGCCCTGGGCGCCTCCACCGACTCGATGGTCAACCGCACCCGCTTCCGGGGCTACGACTTCGCCGCTGTGGCCGACTTCGCCCTGGCCCGGGCCGCGGTCGACGCCGCCGCCGCCCTCGAGGTGCCGGTGCAGGTCGGCAACGTCTTCAGCTCCGACCTCTTCTACGCCCCCGACCCGTCCATCAACGAGGTCGCCGCCGGGCTCGGGATCCTGGCCGTGGAGATGGAGGCGGCCGGCCTGTACGGCGTCGCCGCCGAGACCGGCGCCCGGGCCCTCACCCTCCTCACCGTGTCGGACCACATCGTCACCGGCGAGCACCTCAGCCCCGAGGACCGCCAGCACACCTTCGACGACATGGTCCGCATCGCCCTGGCCACCGCCATCGCCGACGCCTGA